One part of the Chryseobacterium mulctrae genome encodes these proteins:
- a CDS encoding glycosyltransferase family 2 protein: MTENSKNIAVAILNWNGKNWLQKFLPSVIRFSEEAEIYVIDNHSTDDSVDFLKQNFHTVKIVINDKNYGFAGGYNEGLKKINAEYYCLLNSDVEVTENWINPVLNLFEKDPSIAAIQPKILSFNNKNYFEFAGAAGGLIDNLGYPYCRGRVFDDVEEDKGQYNDETEIFWASGCCFFIRSKDFWEQNGFDERFFAHQEEIDLCWRLINSGKKIFYTGKSEVYHVGGGTLNKQSAQKTYLNIRNNLSMMLKNLPFPKLIGLIFFRLCLDGIASLYFAYKNGFSHLWAVARGHFGFYAQLPETIKRRQKHQKSEYYQKKWLIFKHFLGGKK; encoded by the coding sequence ATGACAGAAAATTCTAAAAATATTGCCGTAGCAATCTTAAACTGGAACGGTAAAAACTGGTTACAAAAATTTCTTCCGAGCGTTATCCGTTTTTCTGAAGAAGCTGAAATATACGTTATCGATAATCATTCGACAGATGATTCTGTTGATTTTTTAAAACAAAACTTTCATACTGTAAAAATTGTAATTAATGATAAAAATTATGGTTTTGCAGGCGGTTATAATGAAGGTTTAAAAAAAATAAATGCGGAATATTACTGTCTTCTGAATTCTGATGTAGAAGTGACAGAAAACTGGATTAACCCTGTTTTAAATTTATTTGAAAAAGATCCTTCAATTGCTGCGATTCAGCCTAAAATTTTATCTTTTAATAATAAAAATTATTTTGAATTTGCCGGAGCTGCAGGTGGTTTGATCGATAATTTAGGTTATCCTTACTGCAGAGGAAGAGTTTTTGACGATGTGGAAGAAGACAAAGGACAATATAATGACGAAACTGAAATTTTCTGGGCTTCAGGATGTTGTTTTTTTATCAGATCAAAAGATTTTTGGGAACAGAATGGTTTTGATGAAAGATTTTTTGCCCATCAGGAAGAAATTGATCTTTGCTGGAGATTAATCAATTCAGGAAAAAAAATATTTTACACCGGAAAATCTGAAGTTTATCATGTCGGTGGTGGGACTTTAAACAAGCAAAGTGCTCAGAAAACATATTTAAACATCAGAAATAATCTTTCAATGATGCTTAAAAATCTACCTTTTCCAAAATTGATTGGGTTGATTTTTTTCAGGTTGTGTTTAGACGGAATTGCATCTTTATACTTTGCTTACAAAAACGGATTTTCACATCTTTGGGCAGTTGCAAGAGGACATTTTGGATTTTATGCCCAACTTCCTGAGACGATTAAGCGCCGTCAAAAGCATCAAAAATCAGAATACTACCAAAAAAAATGGCTTATTTTTAAGCACTTTTTAGGAGGTAAAAAATAA
- a CDS encoding lysophospholipid acyltransferase family protein, with protein sequence MNLLIKILFLISKMPLKILYIFSDIIFFLNFYFVGYRKKIITQNLKNSFPEKTDQEIKEIRKKFYLNFSDYLAETVKSFSISETESRVRMQHINQHLFHEAKAEGKNIILMAGHVFNWEWMNALATLTPQKNSHPVYRKVNSSFWEDQMKKVRNKFGNEALEANEVILNIFRNQNDGESIYMFVADQTPHVAHVNYGLKFLNQRTPAFIGYDKLATRMDLIFIYCEMKKVKRGFYQVNYHRIYPDGEKFVKNEVVRKFHQLLENTIRKNPDNYLWSHRKWKYQDSIKTYDGE encoded by the coding sequence ATGAATCTTCTGATAAAAATACTTTTCCTGATTTCTAAGATGCCGCTTAAAATATTATATATTTTTTCGGATATCATCTTCTTTTTAAATTTCTATTTTGTAGGCTACAGAAAGAAAATTATTACCCAAAATCTAAAAAATTCTTTTCCTGAAAAAACAGATCAGGAAATTAAAGAAATAAGAAAGAAATTCTATTTAAATTTTTCGGATTATCTTGCAGAAACAGTAAAATCTTTCAGTATTTCTGAAACAGAATCCCGTGTAAGAATGCAGCATATTAATCAGCATTTATTTCACGAAGCTAAAGCTGAAGGTAAAAATATCATTCTGATGGCGGGACATGTTTTCAATTGGGAATGGATGAATGCTTTGGCAACATTAACTCCGCAAAAAAATTCACATCCGGTTTACAGAAAAGTAAACAGCAGCTTCTGGGAAGATCAGATGAAGAAAGTCCGTAATAAATTCGGAAACGAAGCTCTGGAAGCCAATGAAGTGATTTTAAATATTTTCAGAAACCAAAACGACGGGGAATCTATTTATATGTTTGTGGCAGATCAAACTCCGCATGTTGCTCACGTCAATTATGGTTTAAAATTTTTAAATCAGCGAACTCCTGCTTTTATCGGTTATGATAAATTAGCAACAAGAATGGATCTGATTTTTATTTACTGTGAAATGAAGAAGGTAAAAAGAGGTTTTTATCAGGTTAATTATCACAGAATTTATCCGGATGGAGAAAAGTTTGTAAAGAATGAAGTGGTAAGAAAATTTCATCAACTGCTTGAAAATACCATCAGAAAAAACCCGGACAACTATCTTTGGTCACACAGAAAATGGAAATATCAGGATTCTATAAAAACTTATGACGGCGAATAA
- a CDS encoding thioredoxin family protein has translation MKKMSLVALLALSTLAFAQKIDQPTKVKNSNDKALLVKSDAAELEAKKKAAAEEKAKLPKPYDSKADAQADINKLIAQAKKEGKNIMIQAGGNWCIWCLRFNQYVQTTPELKKIVDKNYLYYHLNYSPDNKNEKVFSQYGNPGEKFGYPVFIVLDKTGKMIHVQQSDVLEEGKGYSLEKTKAFFNQWAPKS, from the coding sequence ATGAAAAAAATGTCGTTAGTAGCTCTTCTTGCCTTAAGCACATTGGCTTTTGCACAGAAGATAGATCAACCAACAAAAGTTAAAAATTCAAACGATAAAGCTTTGTTGGTGAAAAGTGATGCAGCAGAACTGGAAGCGAAGAAAAAAGCTGCGGCAGAAGAAAAAGCAAAACTGCCCAAACCTTATGATTCTAAAGCAGATGCGCAGGCTGATATCAATAAACTTATAGCTCAGGCTAAAAAAGAAGGAAAAAATATTATGATTCAGGCGGGAGGAAACTGGTGTATCTGGTGTTTGAGATTCAACCAATATGTACAGACAACTCCGGAATTGAAGAAAATTGTAGATAAAAATTATCTTTATTATCATTTAAATTATTCTCCGGATAATAAAAATGAAAAAGTTTTTAGTCAATACGGAAATCCGGGAGAGAAATTCGGATATCCTGTTTTTATTGTTTTAGATAAAACGGGTAAAATGATTCATGTACAGCAAAGTGACGTTCTGGAAGAAGGAAAAGGCTACAGTTTGGAAAAAACGAAAGCATTTTTTAACCAATGGGCTCCGAAATCATAA